Proteins encoded by one window of Nocardia goodfellowii:
- a CDS encoding helix-turn-helix domain-containing GNAT family N-acetyltransferase encodes MRTLPQAQILPTSEATTYAEWFACLAEPVRVKLLHAVATTPQGITIGALTQILGTSQSTTSHHVRKLADVGFVRLKKEGTATIVTVNEACCAGLPHAADAVMGLLAPRPCCPEDVPDDVHVRGLRPEDWDAVRRIYAEGIATGIATFETTVPSRADLDAHWLPEQRWVAEIEGEIAGWAALSPVSARGCYAGVAETSVYVAGDSRGRGVGKALVHKQVTAADQAGLWTLQSSIFTENRASIALHHAAGFRTVGIRERIAQRDGVWHDTVLIERRSSAS; translated from the coding sequence ATGCGCACCCTGCCGCAGGCCCAGATCCTGCCGACGAGCGAAGCCACCACCTACGCCGAGTGGTTCGCCTGCCTCGCCGAGCCGGTACGGGTGAAGCTGTTGCACGCGGTGGCGACAACGCCGCAGGGCATCACCATCGGCGCGCTCACCCAGATCCTGGGCACCAGTCAATCGACCACTTCACACCACGTGCGCAAGCTCGCCGACGTCGGCTTCGTGCGCTTGAAGAAGGAGGGCACCGCCACCATCGTGACGGTGAACGAAGCCTGCTGCGCGGGTCTGCCGCACGCCGCCGACGCGGTAATGGGTCTGCTCGCACCGCGGCCCTGCTGCCCGGAGGACGTCCCCGACGACGTCCACGTCCGAGGCCTGCGCCCCGAGGATTGGGATGCGGTGCGGCGCATCTACGCCGAAGGCATCGCCACCGGGATCGCCACCTTCGAAACGACCGTCCCCAGCCGCGCCGACCTGGACGCGCACTGGCTGCCCGAGCAGCGGTGGGTCGCCGAGATCGAGGGCGAGATCGCCGGTTGGGCCGCGCTGAGCCCGGTCTCGGCCCGCGGTTGCTACGCCGGCGTGGCCGAGACCTCGGTGTACGTCGCCGGCGACAGCCGCGGTCGCGGTGTCGGAAAAGCGCTGGTGCACAAGCAGGTGACGGCCGCCGATCAAGCCGGTCTGTGGACCCTGCAATCCTCGATCTTCACCGAGAACCGCGCCAGCATCGCCCTGCACCACGCGGCGGGATTCCGGACGGTCGGCATCCGGGAGCGCATCGCCCAGCGCGACGGCGTCTGGCACGACACGGTCCTGATCGAACGGCGATCGAGCGCCTCCTGA
- a CDS encoding amidase has protein sequence MTEMREIVSAGLREQRELLDRGEVSAAELTEATLRQIGESDLNAFSTVLRERARAEAADRDRERVAGADLGPLHGIPIAVKEELDVAGEVTTFGTRANHRPAAADSEVVRRLRAAGAVIVGKTAMPEFGQWPFTESTTHGVTRNPWDRTRSTGGSSGGSAAAVAAGLVPVAIGGDGGGSIRIPAACCGLFGLKTQRGRVPTAPHEHLWWALGVVGPLTRTVYDSALVYDVIRGSTARDRFHAPDPIMSFVAAATRPSTGLRIGYSTKSPVPLAKPDPQHVRAVLDTAELLAGLGHSVSEIDPRYPDPTSAFLPQFFGGVRAEAELVDDPALLERRTRETVALGAWARRPVVERAIRHGEVLARKVDRIFETCDLLLTPTIAIRPPRVGVLDGAGSVRALLRSMPMAAYTGLWNVTGHPAASVPSGVGTDGLPLAVQLIGPSNGETTILSVSAQLEAARPQPRPF, from the coding sequence ATGACGGAAATGCGCGAGATCGTGTCCGCCGGGCTGCGCGAGCAGCGCGAGCTGCTGGATCGGGGCGAGGTCTCGGCCGCGGAACTGACCGAGGCGACTCTGCGGCAAATCGGCGAGTCCGATCTCAACGCGTTCAGCACCGTGCTGCGCGAACGCGCGCGGGCCGAGGCGGCCGACCGCGATCGGGAGCGGGTGGCGGGCGCCGATCTGGGTCCGCTGCACGGCATTCCGATCGCGGTGAAAGAGGAACTCGACGTAGCCGGCGAGGTGACCACGTTCGGTACCCGTGCCAACCACCGACCGGCGGCCGCCGATTCCGAGGTGGTGCGGCGGCTGCGGGCGGCCGGCGCGGTGATCGTCGGTAAGACGGCGATGCCGGAGTTCGGGCAGTGGCCCTTCACCGAGTCCACGACCCACGGTGTCACCCGCAACCCGTGGGATCGCACCCGCTCCACCGGCGGCTCCAGCGGCGGTTCCGCGGCGGCGGTGGCGGCCGGGCTGGTGCCGGTGGCGATCGGCGGTGACGGCGGCGGATCGATCCGGATCCCCGCGGCCTGCTGCGGCCTGTTCGGGTTGAAGACGCAGCGCGGGCGCGTGCCGACCGCGCCGCACGAACACCTGTGGTGGGCGCTGGGCGTGGTTGGCCCGCTGACGCGCACCGTGTACGACAGTGCGCTCGTCTACGACGTGATTCGCGGCAGTACCGCGCGGGATCGTTTCCACGCGCCCGACCCGATCATGTCGTTCGTCGCGGCGGCGACCCGGCCGAGCACCGGACTGCGTATCGGCTACAGCACGAAATCGCCCGTGCCGCTGGCGAAACCGGATCCACAGCACGTCCGAGCCGTCCTCGATACCGCGGAACTGCTGGCGGGCCTGGGGCATTCGGTGTCCGAGATCGACCCGCGCTATCCGGACCCCACCTCGGCCTTCCTGCCGCAGTTCTTCGGCGGAGTCCGGGCCGAGGCCGAACTCGTCGACGACCCGGCACTGCTGGAGCGCCGCACCCGCGAGACCGTGGCCCTCGGCGCCTGGGCGCGGCGACCGGTCGTCGAGCGCGCGATTCGGCACGGAGAAGTGCTGGCGCGCAAGGTCGATCGGATCTTCGAGACCTGCGATCTGCTGCTGACACCCACCATCGCCATCCGCCCGCCCCGCGTCGGTGTGCTCGACGGCGCGGGTAGCGTCCGCGCCCTGCTGCGTTCGATGCCGATGGCCGCCTATACCGGCCTGTGGAACGTCACCGGCCATCCGGCGGCGTCCGTACCGAGCGGTGTCGGCACCGACGGGCTTCCGCTGGCGGTACAGCTCATCGGCCCGTCGAACGGAGAGACCACCATCCTGTCGGTGTCCGCGCAGCTGGAAGCGGCTCGCCCGCAGCCGCGTCCGTTCTGA
- a CDS encoding TetR/AcrR family transcriptional regulator, giving the protein MPSLTRAARPARPPDDERRADLERRVLRALEQLLAEGIPFTEIAVQRIAATARIARSTFYRYFPDKSQLLIRMAELATADLFGAAELWWRADHTDEQDGVVAAVGAMITGFRAHRYLLLALSEVSAYDRDVGAYWRGRVSVFSGLVRERLEADKRSGQVSDRLDAAATALVLTSMVERTIAVNFAAEAAVTDEALAAALGRAVWLTVYGDAPG; this is encoded by the coding sequence ATGCCCTCGCTGACCCGCGCCGCGCGCCCGGCCCGGCCGCCGGACGACGAGCGCCGCGCGGATCTGGAGCGCCGGGTGCTGCGCGCTCTCGAACAGCTACTGGCCGAGGGCATTCCGTTCACCGAGATCGCGGTGCAGCGCATCGCGGCCACCGCGCGGATCGCGCGCTCGACCTTCTACCGCTACTTCCCGGACAAGAGCCAATTGCTCATTCGCATGGCCGAGCTGGCCACCGCCGATCTGTTCGGCGCGGCCGAATTGTGGTGGCGCGCGGACCACACCGACGAGCAGGACGGGGTGGTGGCCGCGGTGGGCGCGATGATCACGGGGTTCCGCGCGCACCGCTACTTGTTGCTGGCGCTGAGCGAGGTCTCCGCCTACGACCGGGATGTCGGCGCGTACTGGCGCGGGCGGGTGTCTGTGTTCAGTGGCCTGGTGCGGGAACGGCTCGAAGCCGACAAGCGGAGCGGCCAGGTCAGTGACCGGTTGGATGCCGCCGCGACGGCACTGGTGCTGACCTCGATGGTGGAGCGCACGATCGCGGTGAATTTCGCCGCGGAAGCGGCGGTGACCGACGAGGCGCTGGCCGCGGCCCTCGGCCGGGCCGTCTGGCTCACGGTCTACGGTGACGCGCCCGGGTGA